The DNA segment CCAGGACACGCTGCGTCTGAGCATCCCGCCGGGGAGCCTGACGTCCTATGCGCTCGCGCAGATCGTCTGCACGTTCTCCGACTCGGCGGCGGTCGAGGGCGACGGCTCGGTGGTCCTGGGCGGCCAGGACGACGGACGACCGCGCCGCTACCGGTGCACCGACGAGGTCCGGGCCCGTCCCGGCAGCACGGAGCTGCCGTCCACGGCGGTCGCCGACGGGTGACGCCGGGCGCGGCCGGTGTGCCGCGCTGTGGCGCATGCCTCACCCGACTGACGGGGTCCCGCGCGGAACCGATCCTGCCGGGGCCGCGTCTAGGGGTTCGTGCAGCGTCAAGGCCCCGTCGGCGGCACCGCCGCGTTCCGTATCCGTGTGGCAGGAGGTCTCCTCCTGGCCGGGTATCTCGTGTTCGTCGCCTGGTGCACGCTGCGCCCTCTGCAGGTCCCCTGGGTGACGCCCGCCAATCTGCGCCCCTTCGACGGCCTCCGGGCGGATTTCGCGCTGGGCTGGGCGACGGGGGGCCGCCGGGTCGCCGAGGGGCTGGCGCTGTTCGCGCCGCTCGGTGTGCTGCTGCCGATGGCGGGGGGCCGGCTGGCCGTCTCGCCGGTGGGTTCACTGATCCGCACCATGACCGCTGCGGCGCTGCTGTCGCTGGGCATCGAGATGCTGCAGACCGGGGTGCCGGGACGGGTCGTGGACGTCGACGCGCTGATGCTGAACACCCTGGGTGCGGCCCTCGCTCATGCCGCCCTGGTGCCTGCGGGGCGTGCCCGGCTGCGCCGCCGGGCCCTGCGCCGGGCCGGGACGGGGATCCGCGGGGAGGAGCCTGCTCAGGGTCGGACCCCGACGATTACCAGGGTGGGCATCGCCCCGTGGAGTGACGCCTTGCCCCCTTCATCTCCGTAACGTGGGGTACACGGGAGGAACAACCCGACAGCACGACCACGAAGGAGTTCACGATGTCCCGCCTCGCCCGCCCCACCGACAACCGCGTGATCGGCGGCGTGTGTGCCGCGCTGGCCCGCCGCTTCGGCACCTCCCCGACCACGATGCGGGTCGTCTTCGTGGCCTCGTGCCTGCTCCCAGGCCCGCAGTTCCTGCTCTACATAGCGCTGTGGATCCTGTTCCCGTCCGAGGGCAAGGTCCGGACGAGCGCCTGGTGAGACCCGCGGTTCCCGCGCCGCCCTCCTCGTGAGCACACCGATGGGGCGCCCCCGGACCCGGGGGCGCCCCATCGGACACGGGCCTGCCGGGGCGGGCCCTGTGCGAGATGCTCCTGTGGATGTCAGCCGACGGGGAAGCCGTTGACGGAGCCCTGCAGCGGCAGGCCGCCGAGCAGACCGGCGACCGGCTGCGTCGGACCGTCGGCGAGCCGCTGCTCGACGACCGGCTGTACGGCCGTCACGCCCGCGCCTGCCGCCTGCAGACCGGTCTCCGCCGCCTGCTCCGGGCCCGGCAGCGCGGAGAGGTTCTCGGCCGGGAGGGCCTGGGTGACGGTGTCCAGCGCGGGGAGGGCGTCCGGGACGGACGGGGCTGCGGTGGCGGCACCCGCACCGGCGGCGGCGAAGGCGGCACCGAGCGCGGCGACGCCGAGGGTCTTGGCAGCAGACTGCTTCATGAAGATGTGTCCTCGAAATGGAATACAGGGATGTGAGCGGTCCGGTGACCGTAATCAGACGGGGCCACCGGCCGCAAACAGCGAAATGCAGACGCAGGGTGAACACCGCTCGCGTGTCCGCTGTCCGAAGATCCCCCCGATCACTCTTCCGAGGTGACAGAACGGCTGGTGGAGGCGGCCCGACGGAACAGCCATTCGGATTTCAGCTCGGCGTAACCGGGCTTGATGACGTCATTGATCATGGCGAGTCGTTCGTCGAAAGGAATGAATGCCGATTTCATCGCATTGACGGAGAACCACTGCATGTCGTCGAGCGTGTAGCCGAACGCGTCGACCAGGTGCTCGAATTCCTGGCTCATGCTCGTGTGCGACATGAGCCTGTTGTCGGTGTTCACCGTGGCACGGAAATGCAGCCGGCGCAGCAGGCCGATGGGGTGCTCGGCGTACGAGGCCGCCGCCCCGGTCTGCAGGTTGGAGCTGGGGCACAGCTCCAACGGGATGCGCTTGTCCCGGACGTAGGAGGCGAGCCGGCCGAGCTCGACCGTGCCGTCGTCGCGCACCTGGATGTCGTCGATGATGCGCACCCCGTGCCCGAGCCGGTCGGCACCGCACCACTGCAGGGCCTGCCAGATGGACGGGAGCCCGAAGGCCTCTCCGGCGTGGATCGTGAAGTGGTTGTTCTCGCGCTTGAGGTACTCGAAGGCGTCGAGGTGCCGGGTGGGAGGGTAACCGGCCTCGGCGCCCGCGATGTCGAAGCCGACGACACCCAGGTCCCGGTAGCGGTTGGCGAGTTCGGCGATCTCCAGGGAGCGGGCCGCGTGCCGCATGGCGGTGAGCAGTGCGCCGACGCGGATGCGTCGGCCGTCCTGCCGGGCCCGCCGTTCCCCCTGCCGGAAGCCCTCGTTGACCGCTTCGACGACCTCCTCGAGGGTCAGCCCGCCCTCGAGGTGCTGCTCGGGCGCGTAGCGCACCTCGGCGTAGACGACACCGTCCGCCGCCAGGTCCTCGGCGCACTCGGCGGCCACCCGCACCAGGGCGTCCCGGGTCTGCATGACGCCGACGGTGTGCGAGAACGTCTCCAGGTACCGCTCCAGGGAACCGGAGTCGGCGGCCTCCCGGAACCAGAGGCCGAGCCTGTCCGGGTCGGTCTCGGGGAGTTGGGTGCAACCGCCCTCGCGGGCCAGGTCGACGACGGTGCCGGGGCGCAGACCGCCGTCGAGATGGTCGTGCAGCAGAACCTTGGGCGCCCGACGGATCTGGCCCGCGGCCGG comes from the Streptomyces sp. KMM 9044 genome and includes:
- a CDS encoding VanZ family protein; this encodes MQRQGPVGGTAAFRIRVAGGLLLAGYLVFVAWCTLRPLQVPWVTPANLRPFDGLRADFALGWATGGRRVAEGLALFAPLGVLLPMAGGRLAVSPVGSLIRTMTAAALLSLGIEMLQTGVPGRVVDVDALMLNTLGAALAHAALVPAGRARLRRRALRRAGTGIRGEEPAQGRTPTITRVGIAPWSDALPPSSP
- a CDS encoding PspC domain-containing protein, whose product is MSRLARPTDNRVIGGVCAALARRFGTSPTTMRVVFVASCLLPGPQFLLYIALWILFPSEGKVRTSAW
- a CDS encoding ATP-binding protein, whose protein sequence is MKQSAAKTLGVAALGAAFAAAGAGAATAAPSVPDALPALDTVTQALPAENLSALPGPEQAAETGLQAAGAGVTAVQPVVEQRLADGPTQPVAGLLGGLPLQGSVNGFPVG
- a CDS encoding adenosine deaminase yields the protein MTSQSTVNTPAAGQIRRAPKVLLHDHLDGGLRPGTVVDLAREGGCTQLPETDPDRLGLWFREAADSGSLERYLETFSHTVGVMQTRDALVRVAAECAEDLAADGVVYAEVRYAPEQHLEGGLTLEEVVEAVNEGFRQGERRARQDGRRIRVGALLTAMRHAARSLEIAELANRYRDLGVVGFDIAGAEAGYPPTRHLDAFEYLKRENNHFTIHAGEAFGLPSIWQALQWCGADRLGHGVRIIDDIQVRDDGTVELGRLASYVRDKRIPLELCPSSNLQTGAAASYAEHPIGLLRRLHFRATVNTDNRLMSHTSMSQEFEHLVDAFGYTLDDMQWFSVNAMKSAFIPFDERLAMINDVIKPGYAELKSEWLFRRAASTSRSVTSEE